A region of Desulfovibrio inopinatus DSM 10711 DNA encodes the following proteins:
- a CDS encoding LysM peptidoglycan-binding domain-containing protein has protein sequence MTLYRFLLSLLLFAVFCVTPANAYTVTHTVKPGETLESLSQAFGVNKARIMYTNNFKYETDLRAGQTILIPNPPVTAEASPHSIGPYAASQNVRLSPAFDHVSQDLSDIHPKTPKDGTLAFESNAQSKEAGIKAAITTPSGAQVTGVFGFGSDALTPKNRAWQSSSNGSGPVGGVGLQIPF, from the coding sequence ATGACGCTATACCGTTTTCTCTTGTCTCTTCTGCTTTTCGCTGTGTTCTGTGTCACGCCGGCGAACGCCTATACTGTAACGCACACGGTCAAACCGGGAGAAACGCTTGAAAGCCTCAGTCAAGCCTTCGGGGTGAACAAAGCGCGCATCATGTACACTAACAATTTCAAATATGAAACCGATCTTCGCGCCGGTCAAACGATCCTCATTCCCAATCCCCCCGTAACCGCTGAAGCATCTCCCCATTCTATCGGTCCCTACGCGGCATCCCAGAACGTGAGACTTTCGCCAGCCTTTGATCATGTCTCTCAAGATCTGTCGGACATCCACCCCAAAACTCCCAAAGACGGAACATTGGCGTTTGAATCCAACGCTCAATCCAAAGAAGCCGGCATCAAAGCGGCCATCACCACACCTTCCGGTGCGCAAGTGACCGGTGTCTTCGGATTTGGTTCGGACGCACTTACTCCCAAAAACCGTGCCTGGCAAAGCTCAAGCAATGGCTCCGGACCGGTTGGCGGCGTCGGCTTGCAAATCCCATTTTAA
- a CDS encoding AsmA family protein translates to MTSRLRRRVMFAVLWLLAISTCLVFAAPAVLTALIGQDTLKSQVAQTLEGVTNRHVEVTGPVKLTLLPAPGFVAGPLHIANPEGFDDTPMLDVGKAAITVQLLPLLSRDIIPSIVSLRNVTLRLIKNPSGQGNWSSLPFLPSFLTKMLPPAKLASSSNGNQATRQDTPTFQTRSGRSPTISSDTIPANTPVDSPESHWNVIPRFQGIRMLDTTVIWIDKKNGLSAVMDRLNLSTGQGDTFGFSLSFDITPKSTDVYATIHAKGTAHFLPETDDWTIEAGELAIGILSGTRPKEPFTLAVLQKRTAPPLATLGTRFTLNTATGIIELDNFHAKGLGAEAIGHVIGKDVLGDPLFQGALTLTAPLSLDGLIKAGLLSSTPSKASASLNDTPRLVATKPLTAKTEIVFEAGTERLDIKKLDIDAKEAGSLSAVLSFHNASSPQLTFDADVRGLDIDLLRPIIPASTGQSFHLPQALSMRGSIRGRNVSLRGQRYDHAFLAVTANEGKYRLYPVSLSTQNQSIAADLKLQGSTTGTQLDGSARLFFSKTTSSPNVIRTSELKFTGHMTANQFQGHVASPELYPNDIATFFNLSSVPKSSASPLAFDTKIGIGFEQLDGQTIQHIKATDGTLRYNDLSLKGSVDFVPIPNPLLTIDVDLDTLDLSHSGSESPAPMSWPNTMKVVGTTRIKTLQGMGTPINDVSIRGTFDGSTLSLTSIKAQVLGGKLDGEAKLLGLLDDTATHGTSSISLTFDNIKPHETIARGWPLRGAMDANVDAQFTGNRREDIVSSLNGTLNVSIPHGVFKPTPKTPGWKLNRTNAKLTFHGHDVAAPNGTASFDITSTVQFATQGTVTKGLGQFTARLEIDKNNTPLSLVTSTARGELSLKPLSGKQKNPLPVSWRMGCNYDASQKRIIISKLLIQTPGLAGKGEVQIDLDKKNDFIHGQFEIEPFSPRRSLPTYGLSIDPKASPTVLNTASARFNLTADTKGLTLSKLTIKLDKTTATGAFIIPDFANALPLLELDVDSIDIDHYFPPQPFPTEESGPPLPDTTPFDTTTLRKLAFKTKIRIGSMKKGNMLWKKSRLNLTCQNGVLNASHQADMFYGGTYSAKIDIKAEKQTVRAEVNLSLDGIQAAPLLADFADGQAISKGKGYFVLSARGQGASELTLRQNLSGDARFRLTDGLISVRPSSGSDDKSDPNAGREEVDFDVFSASFTAQNGIATTDNFLIHGPTIEANGKGTLNLVNEAIDLGLQVSIDGSPRIPADIQGTLSFPSLKVDTSRMIGVTVFRLFKGIFSLPANTVKGIFKLF, encoded by the coding sequence ATGACCTCACGCCTTCGTCGACGTGTGATGTTTGCTGTGCTTTGGCTTCTCGCCATCAGTACATGTCTTGTCTTTGCGGCTCCAGCCGTTTTGACGGCCCTCATCGGACAAGACACACTTAAATCCCAAGTCGCACAAACGCTGGAGGGGGTTACAAATCGACATGTCGAAGTCACCGGGCCGGTCAAGCTAACGCTCTTGCCTGCTCCCGGCTTTGTCGCTGGACCTCTGCATATCGCCAACCCTGAGGGTTTTGACGACACCCCTATGCTCGACGTGGGAAAAGCCGCCATAACGGTTCAACTTTTGCCACTTCTTTCGCGAGACATCATCCCGTCCATTGTTTCGTTACGCAATGTCACTCTCCGTCTTATCAAGAACCCAAGTGGACAAGGCAACTGGTCGTCGCTCCCCTTTCTCCCGTCGTTCCTCACAAAAATGCTTCCTCCAGCAAAGTTGGCGTCCTCTTCAAATGGAAACCAGGCAACACGGCAAGACACCCCGACATTTCAAACTCGCTCCGGCCGCTCTCCGACAATTTCATCCGACACCATTCCAGCCAATACGCCTGTTGATTCCCCGGAATCGCACTGGAATGTTATTCCTCGTTTCCAAGGCATTCGCATGCTCGACACCACAGTCATTTGGATCGATAAAAAGAATGGCTTGTCGGCAGTCATGGACAGGCTCAACTTATCAACGGGACAAGGCGACACCTTCGGTTTTTCTTTATCCTTCGACATCACCCCGAAATCGACCGATGTCTATGCAACAATCCATGCCAAAGGCACAGCCCATTTCCTGCCCGAAACCGACGATTGGACAATAGAGGCAGGAGAACTCGCTATAGGTATTCTTTCCGGAACTCGCCCGAAGGAACCTTTTACCCTCGCCGTACTCCAAAAGCGTACAGCCCCCCCGTTGGCCACACTCGGCACCCGGTTCACTCTGAACACCGCGACCGGCATCATCGAACTGGACAATTTCCACGCCAAAGGACTTGGCGCTGAAGCCATTGGCCACGTCATAGGCAAAGACGTGCTCGGCGATCCGCTTTTTCAAGGCGCACTGACACTCACCGCTCCTCTGTCGCTCGACGGATTGATCAAAGCAGGGCTTCTTTCTTCGACACCGTCCAAGGCCTCCGCGTCATTAAACGATACTCCTCGTCTTGTAGCGACAAAACCGCTCACCGCGAAAACAGAAATCGTATTCGAAGCCGGAACAGAACGGTTGGATATAAAAAAGCTGGATATCGACGCCAAAGAGGCAGGCTCGCTCTCTGCCGTCCTTTCTTTCCATAACGCGTCATCTCCCCAGCTCACATTCGATGCAGACGTCCGCGGTCTTGATATCGATTTACTCCGCCCCATCATTCCGGCATCGACCGGACAGTCGTTTCACCTTCCGCAAGCACTCAGCATGCGCGGATCAATTCGCGGGCGTAATGTCTCTTTGCGAGGTCAACGGTATGATCATGCTTTTCTTGCCGTTACAGCAAACGAAGGAAAATATCGCCTGTACCCGGTTTCGCTCAGTACGCAGAATCAATCCATTGCCGCCGATTTGAAGCTCCAGGGAAGCACGACCGGAACACAACTTGACGGTTCGGCTCGGCTTTTTTTCTCGAAAACGACCTCCTCCCCAAATGTAATACGTACTTCAGAGCTGAAATTCACCGGGCACATGACAGCCAACCAATTTCAAGGACATGTCGCGTCACCTGAACTTTATCCAAATGATATCGCTACATTTTTCAACTTATCTTCTGTCCCCAAGAGTTCCGCTTCCCCTCTTGCCTTCGATACAAAGATAGGCATTGGTTTCGAACAATTGGATGGCCAAACAATACAACATATCAAGGCCACGGATGGTACATTACGGTATAATGATCTTTCTTTGAAAGGTTCCGTCGACTTTGTCCCCATCCCGAACCCGCTTTTGACCATTGATGTCGATCTCGACACCCTTGACCTCAGCCACAGCGGCTCAGAATCGCCAGCGCCCATGTCATGGCCAAACACCATGAAGGTTGTGGGAACAACTCGCATCAAAACGCTGCAGGGGATGGGAACGCCCATCAATGACGTGTCAATTCGCGGAACATTCGATGGATCGACGCTCAGTCTTACATCAATAAAGGCGCAAGTACTTGGCGGCAAACTCGATGGTGAAGCCAAGCTCCTTGGATTGTTGGACGACACCGCGACACATGGCACGTCCAGTATCTCCCTCACATTCGATAACATCAAGCCACACGAGACCATTGCACGAGGATGGCCCCTTCGGGGCGCCATGGATGCGAACGTGGACGCTCAATTTACTGGAAATCGACGAGAAGATATCGTTTCCAGTTTAAACGGAACACTCAATGTATCCATCCCTCATGGCGTATTCAAACCGACACCGAAGACACCAGGCTGGAAACTGAATCGGACCAACGCCAAGCTTACATTTCACGGACACGATGTCGCAGCACCAAACGGAACCGCCAGTTTCGACATAACAAGTACGGTTCAATTTGCAACCCAAGGCACCGTAACAAAAGGACTCGGCCAATTCACAGCCCGTCTCGAGATCGATAAGAACAATACGCCGCTGTCACTCGTCACGTCTACAGCTCGTGGAGAATTGAGCCTCAAGCCCTTATCAGGCAAACAAAAAAATCCTCTCCCTGTCTCGTGGCGTATGGGATGTAACTATGATGCTTCCCAGAAGCGAATCATCATCTCCAAGCTTCTCATCCAAACTCCCGGCCTTGCAGGAAAAGGCGAGGTACAGATTGATCTCGACAAGAAAAATGACTTCATTCATGGTCAGTTTGAAATCGAACCGTTCTCTCCACGCAGATCGTTACCGACCTATGGTCTATCCATCGATCCGAAAGCTTCCCCGACCGTACTGAATACGGCATCAGCTCGGTTTAATCTCACAGCAGATACAAAAGGACTGACGCTTTCTAAACTCACTATCAAGCTCGATAAGACCACTGCAACGGGGGCCTTTATCATTCCCGATTTTGCCAACGCGCTCCCACTTCTCGAACTCGATGTGGATTCTATTGATATCGACCACTACTTCCCCCCCCAGCCATTTCCAACCGAGGAGTCCGGCCCACCGCTGCCAGATACCACTCCATTTGACACGACGACATTACGCAAACTCGCTTTTAAAACCAAAATTCGTATCGGTTCTATGAAGAAAGGGAACATGCTGTGGAAAAAATCCCGACTGAACCTGACCTGCCAAAACGGGGTGCTCAATGCGTCGCACCAAGCCGACATGTTCTATGGCGGCACGTATTCTGCCAAAATTGATATCAAAGCAGAAAAGCAAACTGTACGTGCCGAGGTCAATCTCTCACTCGATGGAATACAGGCAGCCCCTCTCCTCGCCGACTTCGCTGATGGACAAGCCATCAGCAAAGGCAAGGGCTATTTCGTCCTTTCGGCCCGTGGTCAGGGCGCTTCTGAACTCACATTGCGTCAAAATCTTTCCGGAGACGCACGTTTCCGTTTGACAGACGGACTCATCAGCGTTCGTCCCTCCTCCGGTTCAGATGACAAAAGCGATCCCAATGCAGGACGCGAAGAAGTCGACTTTGATGTCTTCAGCGCCTCGTTCACAGCCCAAAACGGCATTGCAACCACCGATAATTTTCTTATTCATGGACCGACGATTGAAGCGAATGGCAAAGGAACCCTCAACCTCGTCAACGAAGCTATCGATCTGGGTCTTCAAGTGAGTATTGACGGCTCTCCACGGATTCCTGCCGATATCCAAGGCACATTATCCTTCCCAAGTTTGAAAGTGGATACCTCACGCATGATCGGCGTCACTGTCTTTCGTCTCTTCAAAGGTATCTTCAGTCTTCCGGCGAATACGGTGAAAGGAATTTTCAAACTTTTCTAA
- a CDS encoding MucR family transcriptional regulator — MEEHVQQALEIVKAQASVRNMTEDEITSMVKKLAQGIQAINDGVELQEQKLNNEPPVDPKKAIREKSIVCLESGKSFKILTKRHLAKFGLTPEEYREKWGYAKKMPLVCKELQRERRKKMKDMKLWEKRAKAREQK, encoded by the coding sequence ATGGAAGAACATGTTCAGCAAGCTTTAGAAATAGTCAAGGCGCAAGCAAGCGTCCGAAATATGACCGAGGATGAAATTACATCCATGGTTAAAAAGCTTGCTCAAGGTATTCAGGCAATCAATGATGGTGTAGAATTACAGGAACAGAAGTTGAATAATGAACCTCCTGTTGATCCTAAGAAAGCCATTCGAGAAAAAAGCATTGTTTGCCTTGAGTCTGGAAAGTCATTTAAGATTCTCACCAAGCGGCATCTGGCCAAATTCGGTCTCACTCCGGAAGAATATCGCGAAAAGTGGGGCTATGCCAAAAAAATGCCCTTGGTGTGCAAAGAGCTGCAACGCGAACGCCGCAAAAAAATGAAAGATATGAAACTCTGGGAAAAGCGGGCAAAAGCACGCGAACAGAAATAG
- a CDS encoding LysE family translocator produces MFDYSLAHWSAFLGAALLLNISPGPDIAFILSHTIKEGKKAGIAAMLGVWAGAFCHVVLAALGLTAIVASSATAFSVVKWLGVIYLGWLGIRAMRSDGNSLLIERKGTRKSIGSVFRQGVLIDLLNPKVATFFLAFLPQFVVEGAGPIWAQLMIHGVLIIVVAAFVEPPIILLSDKVTEKLRQSQSLRVWLDRALGFVLISLGVKLAITKR; encoded by the coding sequence ATGTTCGACTATTCTCTCGCACACTGGTCAGCTTTCTTAGGTGCCGCCCTTCTTCTGAATATTTCTCCAGGCCCCGATATCGCCTTCATTTTGAGCCATACGATCAAGGAAGGGAAGAAAGCCGGGATCGCTGCAATGCTTGGTGTCTGGGCGGGAGCATTTTGCCATGTTGTGTTGGCCGCGTTGGGCCTCACAGCCATCGTCGCCAGCTCGGCCACAGCCTTTTCAGTCGTCAAATGGCTTGGCGTCATCTATCTAGGTTGGCTCGGTATACGAGCGATGCGTTCTGACGGGAATTCACTGCTTATAGAAAGAAAAGGCACAAGAAAAAGCATCGGCTCCGTGTTTCGGCAAGGAGTATTAATTGACTTGCTGAATCCGAAAGTCGCCACGTTTTTTCTCGCTTTTCTCCCGCAGTTTGTCGTGGAAGGTGCTGGCCCCATATGGGCGCAACTCATGATTCACGGCGTCTTGATCATCGTCGTTGCCGCTTTTGTGGAGCCTCCCATCATCTTACTGAGCGACAAGGTCACGGAAAAACTTCGCCAAAGCCAATCTCTCAGAGTCTGGTTAGACAGAGCCCTTGGGTTTGTCCTCATTTCTCTTGGTGTAAAGCTGGCAATCACCAAACGGTAA
- a CDS encoding cobyric acid synthase encodes MSDMLHAPHPAFPHGGHLRALSAQAGCAPHELLDFSASINPFGPPPWLRDVTSATLSEAVHYPDPDCADLCRAAAEHFGVPSNSFVFGNGSTELLYTLPRILGFSQAIVPCPSYHDYTDACHKAGLRVISPRLRADNAFMLDWKALATHLATPSLVVFGRPNNPTGRMVDEAEILDIAARHPDSHFLVDEAFLDFVDTTTSLVGSRPENVSVLLSLTKMFAIPGLRLGGIATSPDRAQILREALPPWSVNVIAQAVGKHAFADTDFITQSRTKIARLRADLQANLDVLPGLTVYPSSANYLLIQIQSDKMDASALFQRLLQKHRIAIRVCDNVEGLDSTFFRVAVRRHEDNVRLVHAILASIPKPIGKRLPPGPTRRRHTPAIMIQGASSNAGKSVLCAALCRIFLQDGLRVAPFKAQNMSLNSHVDRFAREMGRAQVLQALACRLDPDSRMNPVLLKPSSDTGSQVIVNGIPVGNMRVAQYIAYKPKAFEAAKAAYDSLSSQYGVMVIEGAGCPAEVNLKHHDIVNMAMAEYANARVLLVADIDRGGAYAALAGVMELLTEYERSFVSGYLLNRFRGDASLLSPANDVLLQRTGKPVLGVIPNIDRLDLPEEDSVSWKAGHVCYRDRQSGDYDLDIVVIDLDHISNFTDVDPIAAESDVKLRLVRHADNLGTPDAIIIPGSKNTLSDLDILRRNGLATALTDIASNAKAEIVGICAGMQMLGISLADPGGLESSRVSDPGLALLPVNTVLDPVKTLERTNARHIPSNIEVTGYEIHHGRTEALLDEAVVVMTRVNGKAIGFARHDGLVWGSYLHGLFDDDSFRRWWLDNLRERKGIPALGKTTAPYDVEPALNRLADIVRTHIDINALYQSIGL; translated from the coding sequence ATGTCCGATATGTTGCATGCTCCTCATCCGGCATTTCCTCATGGCGGCCACCTTCGCGCATTGTCTGCTCAAGCAGGCTGTGCTCCCCATGAACTTCTCGACTTTTCGGCCAGTATCAATCCTTTTGGTCCTCCGCCATGGTTGCGTGACGTGACGAGCGCAACCTTATCCGAGGCTGTACACTATCCAGACCCGGACTGCGCAGATCTGTGTCGAGCGGCGGCAGAACATTTCGGCGTTCCCTCAAATTCTTTTGTTTTCGGCAATGGCTCAACCGAACTACTTTATACGTTGCCACGTATTCTCGGCTTTTCACAGGCCATTGTCCCTTGCCCCTCATATCATGATTACACCGATGCCTGCCACAAGGCCGGACTTCGCGTCATCTCCCCGCGACTGCGAGCAGACAACGCCTTTATGCTTGATTGGAAGGCATTGGCGACGCATTTGGCGACACCGAGTCTTGTCGTATTTGGCCGCCCGAATAACCCGACCGGCCGTATGGTCGACGAGGCCGAAATTCTTGATATTGCTGCGCGTCATCCTGATAGCCATTTTCTCGTGGATGAAGCCTTTCTTGATTTTGTCGATACGACGACAAGCTTGGTAGGATCTCGACCTGAGAATGTCAGTGTACTGCTCTCACTGACGAAAATGTTCGCCATTCCCGGTCTTCGACTCGGTGGAATCGCCACAAGTCCCGACCGGGCACAGATCCTTCGTGAAGCGCTGCCTCCATGGTCGGTCAATGTCATTGCCCAAGCAGTCGGAAAACATGCTTTCGCCGATACCGACTTTATCACACAGTCCCGCACAAAAATTGCCCGCTTGCGTGCAGACCTCCAGGCTAATCTCGACGTACTCCCGGGACTGACAGTATATCCATCCTCTGCCAATTATCTTCTCATTCAAATCCAGTCTGACAAGATGGATGCCAGCGCCCTCTTCCAACGTCTTTTGCAGAAACATCGAATTGCTATCCGTGTTTGTGACAATGTCGAAGGTCTGGATTCCACATTTTTCCGTGTTGCCGTCCGACGCCACGAGGACAATGTTCGGTTAGTCCATGCCATTCTCGCCTCTATTCCCAAACCGATAGGAAAACGTCTTCCTCCCGGTCCGACTCGGCGACGTCATACCCCGGCAATCATGATTCAAGGCGCCTCATCCAATGCTGGTAAGAGCGTCCTGTGTGCGGCATTATGCCGTATTTTTCTTCAAGACGGCCTGCGTGTTGCGCCATTCAAAGCGCAAAACATGTCGCTCAATTCCCATGTGGACCGCTTTGCCCGAGAAATGGGGCGAGCGCAGGTTCTGCAGGCCTTAGCCTGTCGTCTTGATCCCGATAGCCGTATGAACCCGGTACTCCTCAAACCCTCAAGCGACACGGGCTCCCAAGTCATTGTCAACGGTATCCCTGTCGGCAATATGCGTGTTGCCCAGTATATCGCATATAAGCCCAAAGCCTTTGAAGCCGCCAAAGCTGCGTATGACAGCCTGTCGTCACAATACGGTGTCATGGTCATCGAGGGTGCCGGCTGCCCGGCGGAAGTCAATCTCAAACATCACGATATCGTCAATATGGCCATGGCTGAATACGCAAATGCACGCGTTCTCCTTGTGGCCGATATCGATCGAGGTGGGGCCTATGCCGCGTTGGCAGGGGTGATGGAACTCTTGACCGAATATGAACGATCGTTTGTCTCCGGATACCTTCTCAATCGTTTCCGCGGCGATGCAAGCCTTCTCAGCCCAGCCAACGATGTTCTGTTGCAACGCACAGGCAAACCAGTACTCGGTGTCATTCCCAATATCGATCGATTGGACTTACCGGAAGAAGACTCGGTATCCTGGAAAGCTGGTCACGTCTGCTATCGCGATCGTCAAAGTGGTGACTACGATTTAGATATTGTGGTTATCGACCTCGACCACATCTCCAATTTCACGGACGTTGATCCGATTGCGGCCGAGTCTGATGTCAAACTCCGCTTGGTGCGACATGCCGACAATCTTGGCACTCCCGATGCCATTATCATTCCCGGAAGTAAAAATACGCTCTCCGATCTTGATATTCTACGGCGAAACGGTCTCGCCACAGCACTCACCGATATCGCCTCGAATGCAAAGGCCGAGATTGTGGGAATTTGCGCAGGGATGCAAATGCTCGGCATCTCTCTTGCCGATCCTGGGGGCCTGGAATCATCACGTGTATCTGATCCAGGCTTGGCATTGCTCCCGGTCAACACGGTTCTTGATCCCGTCAAAACCCTGGAGCGCACCAACGCTCGACATATTCCCTCAAATATCGAAGTGACAGGCTATGAAATTCACCATGGACGAACGGAAGCACTTCTTGATGAAGCTGTGGTGGTTATGACTCGGGTCAATGGCAAAGCAATCGGTTTTGCCCGACATGACGGTCTTGTCTGGGGCTCTTATCTTCACGGCCTGTTTGATGACGACAGCTTTCGCCGGTGGTGGTTGGACAACTTACGCGAGCGAAAAGGAATTCCTGCGCTTGGGAAAACAACGGCACCATACGACGTTGAGCCAGCTCTCAACCGCCTCGCCGATATCGTACGCACCCATATTGACATCAATGCGCTCTATCAAAGCATTGGGTTATAG
- a CDS encoding helix-turn-helix transcriptional regulator, protein MEEEKTENKRGSRQGKPERYMQPSILMALLVKPTHGYDLIQEIPEYGFIRGDAPPGMVYRHLRQMEEDGLVESEWTTDGSGPAKRIYRITEIGHDVLDSWIVYMERQRDLLDRFILNYKSIQEQA, encoded by the coding sequence ATGGAAGAAGAAAAAACTGAAAATAAACGTGGATCACGACAGGGGAAGCCTGAACGCTATATGCAACCCAGCATATTAATGGCTCTTTTGGTAAAACCAACACATGGATATGATCTTATCCAGGAAATTCCGGAATATGGATTTATCCGTGGAGATGCTCCGCCGGGGATGGTGTATCGGCATCTGCGTCAAATGGAAGAGGATGGGCTTGTCGAGTCAGAATGGACGACCGACGGGTCTGGACCGGCTAAGAGAATTTACCGTATCACGGAGATCGGGCATGATGTCCTCGATTCCTGGATCGTGTATATGGAACGTCAACGTGACTTGTTGGATCGTTTTATCCTGAATTACAAGTCGATACAGGAGCAAGCGTGA
- a CDS encoding tetratricopeptide repeat protein, whose protein sequence is MWKRIGVVLTLLAVVMTAHDAFAESTAEDLFQQGLVAVEHHDEQTALVDFTSALEIDPTLLAAYVERGKIYLSLGVAASAEADFTAALDIDPSLTIALGLRGRARLMLENYEDALSDLNAALEADPNWAQALQDRALAELALGDAEQALADADEVVALYAFDTLCGEITPYNADDVDSTSIVSSTGTISSMLSAYAPTSTFSDIISRIESLAQTEGTTSNVYLSTSDNSSYYDDSSSSSTPVGKVISTSDERKAEMVELNQLLVNEITLYNICAVLQSQNIDSLDDAWYLRGLAEIDTGDYDAAIDDFTSILDVQPDNVEALAGRAKAYLENDEASLALTDINRAIALAPTNAELYVTRGLVWLAMDNLTRAGNNFDTALSYDATSSNAYAGNGYLAIEDKDYVTAIAWFDTALTYDTKNGWAYAGRADARYGYADELDDAGQTEAAEAQRAAAAEDDAKAEELGYA, encoded by the coding sequence ATGTGGAAACGTATTGGAGTCGTGTTGACGCTGCTGGCTGTCGTGATGACCGCACACGATGCATTTGCAGAGAGCACGGCCGAAGATTTGTTTCAGCAAGGGCTCGTTGCTGTTGAGCATCATGACGAGCAGACGGCTCTTGTGGATTTCACATCGGCTTTGGAAATCGATCCGACATTGCTCGCCGCCTACGTTGAGCGAGGTAAAATCTATCTCAGTCTTGGCGTGGCAGCGTCTGCTGAAGCCGATTTTACTGCAGCTTTGGACATTGACCCAAGCCTGACAATTGCTTTGGGATTGCGTGGTCGGGCGCGTCTTATGCTCGAAAATTACGAAGATGCTTTGAGTGATCTCAATGCGGCTTTGGAAGCCGATCCGAATTGGGCGCAAGCACTACAGGATCGCGCACTTGCCGAGCTTGCGTTGGGGGATGCCGAACAGGCACTCGCTGATGCCGACGAAGTTGTGGCTCTGTACGCATTTGATACTTTATGTGGAGAAATAACCCCGTATAATGCCGACGACGTGGATTCGACGTCGATCGTTTCATCGACTGGCACGATCTCAAGTATGTTGTCTGCATATGCACCGACAAGTACTTTCTCTGATATAATCAGCCGAATTGAATCGTTGGCCCAAACTGAAGGCACAACGTCCAACGTCTATCTGTCAACCTCCGATAACTCCTCATACTATGACGATTCATCGAGTTCCTCGACGCCTGTAGGCAAGGTTATTTCGACATCCGACGAGCGCAAAGCCGAGATGGTTGAACTCAATCAACTTCTCGTCAATGAAATCACGCTCTACAATATCTGCGCGGTTCTCCAGTCCCAGAATATCGATTCGCTTGATGATGCGTGGTATTTACGCGGATTGGCTGAAATCGATACTGGGGATTACGATGCGGCGATAGACGATTTTACAAGTATTCTCGATGTACAACCGGACAATGTAGAGGCTTTGGCGGGGAGGGCCAAAGCGTATCTTGAAAATGATGAAGCCTCATTGGCGTTGACGGATATCAATCGCGCCATTGCCTTGGCGCCGACGAACGCTGAATTGTATGTTACGCGTGGACTTGTCTGGCTGGCGATGGATAATTTGACGCGAGCCGGAAATAACTTCGATACGGCGTTGTCGTATGATGCGACATCGTCAAATGCTTACGCCGGCAATGGCTATTTGGCTATTGAAGATAAGGACTATGTGACCGCCATAGCCTGGTTCGATACGGCGTTGACGTATGATACAAAAAATGGATGGGCGTACGCCGGACGCGCGGATGCTCGGTATGGTTATGCCGATGAGCTTGATGACGCTGGACAGACTGAAGCAGCCGAAGCACAACGTGCCGCCGCCGCAGAGGATGATGCCAAAGCCGAAGAACTCGGGTATGCATAG